In one window of Episyrphus balteatus chromosome 3, idEpiBalt1.1, whole genome shotgun sequence DNA:
- the LOC129916241 gene encoding nuclear transcription factor Y subunit beta, whose protein sequence is MSTSGDSLNNVPYIGDYMVKDEDEDGSDDSGKHSNPFMLREQDRFLPICNIIKIMKMPVPSNGKIAKDARECIQECVSEFISFITSEAIERSISENRKTVNGDDLIYAFATLGFDNYVEPLSLYLHKFRESTKSDRNIAYGESVLFDESDDFRNRKP, encoded by the exons ATGAGCACAAGTGGAGACTCATTGAACAATGTACCCTACATCGGGGATTATATGGTCAaggatgaagatgaagatggaTCTG atGACTCTGGAAAACATTCAAACCCCTTTATGCTCCGTGAGCAAGATAGGTTTCTTCCAATTTGTAACATCATCAAAATCATGAAAATGCCCGTCCCATCGAATGGAAAAATCGCTAAAGATGCACGCGAATGCATTCAGGAATGTGTTTCCGAGTTCATATCATTCATCACTTCCGAAGCCATCGAAAGGAGTATCTCGGAGAATCGTAAGACTGTCAATGGAGACGATTTGATCTACGCTTTTGCCACCTTGGGCTTTGACAACTATGTTGAGCCATTGTCGTTGTATCTGCATAAATTTAGAGAG TCAACAAAATCCGATCGTAACATTGCTTATGGTGAGTCTGTGTTATTTGATGAATCAGATGATTTTCGCAATCGTAAGCCTTAG
- the LOC129914668 gene encoding methionine aminopeptidase 2 — MSAVETKIEEPVAAVPETAPADGEVKKQKKPKPNNKKLRQAEAAAKAAEGGADNEETPKQQNGNAASEEGDADKKKKKKQNKAKPKGAPMTPIAEQFPDGNFPEGEVVKHPIPKDVDERTAKDRFTNEEKRALDRMHTDIYNELRHAAEAHRQTRQYMQSYIKPGMSMIQICEELETTARRLIGENGLEAGLAFPTGCSLNHCAAHYTPNAGDTTVLGYDDVCKIDFGTHIKGRIIDCAFTLAFNNKYDKLLEAVKDATNTGIREAGIDVRLCDIGAAIQEVMESYEIELDGKTYQVKSIRNLNGHSISPYRIHSGKTVPIVKGGESTRMEENEFYAIETFGSTGRGLVHDDMDCSHYMKNFDAPYVPLRLQSSKQLLGTINKHFSTLAFCKRWLDRAGATKYQMALKDLCDKGVVEAYPPLCDIKGCYTAQYEHTIMLRPTCKEIVSRGSDY, encoded by the exons atgtctGCCGTAGAAACGAAAATTGAAGAACCCGTTGCCGCTGTGCCAGAAACAGCCCCAGCCGATggtgaagtaaaaaaacaaaagaaacccAAACCCAATAACAAGAAACTTCGACAAG CTGAAGCAGCTGCAAAAGCAGCGGAAGGTGGAGCAGATAACGAAGAAACGCCCAAGCAGCAAAATGGCAATGCTGCCAGCGAAGAAGGCGATGCCgacaagaagaagaaaaagaagcaaaacaaagccAAACCCAAAGGAGCACCCATGACTCCTATCGCCGAACAATTCCCCGACGGAAACTTCCCTGAGGGAGAAGTTGTCAAACATCCCATTCCCAAGGATGTCGATGAGCGAACAGCCAAAGATCGCTTCACCAACGAGGAGAAGCGTGCTCTCGATCGCATGCACACAGACATTTACAACGAGCTTCGTCATGCAGCTGAAGCCCATCGCCAGACTCGGCAGTACATGCAGAGCTACATCAAACCCGGAATGAGTATGATTCAGATTTGTGAGGAGTTGGAGACTACTGCCAGAAGGTTGATTGGAGAAAATGGTCTCGAAGCTGGGTTGGCCTTTCCGACGGGATGTTCTCTAAATCACTGTGCCGCACATTACACACCGAATGCTGGGGACACCACAGTCTTGGGTTATGATGATGTGTGCAAGATCGATTTTGGAACTCATATCAAGGGACGCATCATTGATTGCGCTTTTACTTTGGCATTTAACAACAAATACGACAAATTGTTGGAGGCGGTAAAAGATGCTACAAACACTGGCATCAGAGAGGCTGGTATCGATGTCAGGTTGTGCGATATCGGAGCAGCCATCCAAGAAGTTATGGAATCGTATGAGATCGAGTTGGATGGAAAGACTTACCAGGTGAAGAGCATTCGGAATTTGAATGGGCACTCGATCAGCCCATATC GTATTCATTCGGGTAAGACAGTGCCCATCGTCAAAGGTGGAGAATCCACTCGCATGGAAGAGAATGAATTTTATGCTATCGAAACTTTCGGTTCGACTGGACGTGGTTTGGTCCATGATGACATGGATTGCTCGCATTACATGAAGAACTTTGATGCTCCTTACGTCCCGTTGCGTCTGCAATCATCTAAACAATTGCTAGGAACTATCAACAAGCATTTCAGTACTTTGGCTTTCTGTAAGAGATGGCTGGATCGTGCTGGAGCTACCAAGTATCAAATGGCATTGAAGGATCTGTGTGACAAGGGTGTTGTTGAAGCTTACCCTCCACTTTGTGACATCAAGGGATGCTATACGGCTCAGTATGAACACACAATCATGCTGCGACCGACTTGTAAGGAGATTGTATCCCGTGGATCGGATTATTGA
- the LOC129914470 gene encoding uncharacterized protein LOC129914470, which produces MVVLSSCWSPFIWSNNVKSGSLAVAVYTAALSIVSITLIAYMLLGGESSQLYSPLFETDIRHSMLVYGGLYIFYFCLFIIASYLIYVAIKINTRGWLIPWLVLAGLGIVYQLLFGIWLIAGYYIYLEQTLSALFNFVWMFYNGYCWLCVFSQYQIFLKYQNPNIELLMP; this is translated from the exons ATGGTGGTATTAAGTTCATGCTGGTCACCATTCATTTGGTCCAATAATGTTAAATCCGGTAGCTTGGCTGTGGCCGTTTATACAGCTGCATTGTCCATCGTCAGCATCACATTG ATTGCATATATGCTTCTGGGCGGAGAATCTTCACAATTGTATTCGCCGCTCTTCGAAACCGATATAAGACATTCAATGCTAGTTTATGGAGGATTGTATATATTTTACTTTTGCCTGTTTATCATTGCATCATATTTAATTTATGTTGCAATTAAAATCAA CACACGCGGATGGCTGATCCCTTGGCTAGTTCTTGCTGGACTTGGAATCGTCTATCAACTGCTGTTTGGGATTTGGCTTATTGCAGGATActatatatat CTTGAACAAACCTTATCAGCTTTATTCAACTTTGTTTGGATGTTCTATAAC GGTTACTGCTGGCTTTGCGTATTCTCGCAGTATCAAATCTTTTTGAAGTATCAAAATCCAAATATTGAACTTCTTATGCCATAA